The genome window CAAGATAACCAGGAACATAATAAACGTTCGTAAGGCTACCTCGAGCAGGTAGAGGCCCGGAAAATCATGGAGGAAGATACGCTGCCAATCAAACGCAACAACAGGCTCTTTCATGAGTTGCTGTTATTTGCGGCCTGCACTTCAGGTGCGCTGTCCTTTCGGATTTTTTTATTTCGATTTTGAGCCCATTCTTGGGCGCGAGCCGTGGCAATTGAAATTGCGCGGGCATCTTCGTGGCCTTCCGCCAAGAGGGCATTGGCAATTTCGATGGCTTTATTCCGCACCGGCGCCATGAAGTTTTTCAACGACGGTGGATAATTTTCTTTTGTCCAGGGCATGAGTTTGATGGATGAGTAAGGAGGGGAAGCGGTGCACTTTGCTACCTAAATTTAAACTAGATTCAGGCCGAAAAGTTACTCCTACTCAATCATTTATTCATGCTTATTCTGCTATTTTCCCACTTCCTGCAAAATTAGGCTACTTAGCCGCAGCAGTTCAATTTCTGAGATTTTAGTGTTGTATTCTGCATTAATTAGCCGCGTTTCCGCTGCCACGGCATTTCGTTGTACGTCCCTGAATTCAACCGAGGTTGAGTTTCCGACGCGGTAACGCTCAAAGGCAATGTCTACGTTTTCGTTGGCTATTTTGTAATTTTCGTTCTCAAGATTTACCAGCGTCAGGCTATTGCGGTACTGTGAATAGGTTTGTTCCAGCGCCTGCGCAATCAGGATTTGTTGCTGGCCTTGCTGGTATTCCGTAATAAGAGCATTTGTTTTGGCATTATTG of Tellurirhabdus bombi contains these proteins:
- a CDS encoding DUF2188 domain-containing protein, which translates into the protein MPWTKENYPPSLKNFMAPVRNKAIEIANALLAEGHEDARAISIATARAQEWAQNRNKKIRKDSAPEVQAANNSNS